One genomic segment of Panicum virgatum strain AP13 chromosome 2N, P.virgatum_v5, whole genome shotgun sequence includes these proteins:
- the LOC120658868 gene encoding putative clathrin assembly protein At1g25240, whose translation MTTSVRQWWRRAAAPLKDRRSLLLARLRPRRPGSWAWHHRELEAAVIRATSHEDRWMDYGSAARVFAWARTSPSSLRPAMWALARRARRTRCWVVALKALMVAHGLLLRSGLAPPAARAGRVPFELADFRDRSSSARSQAFSAFVRAYFRFLDYRSLFAAQEDTDDDADAEGSGYQMTLLDRIAKRQFLLELLLQIRPYADGMEVPLVLEAMDCALVEIFQVYGEISTGIARFLVNGVPGPAKPPLHKAAAAAGVKVLWRAAEQSAQLSSYFDLCRGLGVVNARKLPAAFVRLKDDDVRHLERILMGDAQDDASDEAEVEGTAPADVTKDAAGSASTMTTLVTTEWVAFEEDKSSAGAGAITCGVGSEGYVGNHWNPFVAAPPLDLRQSGNLIELFLTWRNGEDESSCMLQLLVCVHG comes from the coding sequence atgACGACGTCCGTGCGGCAGTggtggcgccgcgccgccgcgccgctcaagGACAGGAGGAGCCTGCTCCTGGcgcgcctgcgcccgcgccggcccggGTCGTGGGCGTGGCACCACCGGGAGCTGGAGGCGGCCGTCATCCGGGCCACCAGCCACGAGGACCGGTGGATGGACTACGGGAGCGCCGCGCGGGTGTTCGCGTGGGCGCGCACGTCGCCGTCGTCCCTGCGGCCCGCCATGTGGGCgctggcgcgccgcgcgcggcggacGCGGTGCTGGGTCGTGGCGCTCAAGGCGCTCATGGTCGCGCACGGCCTGCTCCTCCGCTCTGGCctcgcgccgcccgcggcccgcGCCGGGCGCGTCCCCTTCGAGCTCGCCGACTTCCGTGACCGCTCCTCGTCGGCCAGGTCCCAGGCCTTCTCCGCCTTCGTGCGCGCCTACTTCCGCTTCCTGGACTACCGCTCCCTCTTCGCGGCGCAGGAAGAcaccgacgacgacgccgacgccgagggcTCCGGCTACCAAATGACCCTGCTCGACCGGATAGCGAAGCGGCAGTTCCTGCTGGAGCTGCTCCTGCAAATCCGGCCGTACGCCGACGGCATGGAGGTGCCGCTCGTCCTCGAGGCCATGGACTGCGCCCTCGTCGAGATCTTCCAGGTGTACGGCGAGATATCCACCGGCATCGCGCGGTTCCTCGTCAATGGCGTCCCCGGGCCGGCGAAGCCGCCGTTgcacaaggccgccgccgcggcgggggtgAAGGTGCTCTggcgggcggcggagcagagcgcgcAACTCTCGTCCTACTTCGACCTGTGCCGCGGGCTCGGCGTGGTCAACGCCCGCAAGCTCCCGGCGGCGTTCGTGCGCTTGAAGGACGACGACGTCCGGCACCTCGAGCGGATCCTCATGGGCGACGCCCAGGACGATGCCAGTGacgaggcggaggtggagggtACGGCGCCGGCTGACGTGACGAAGGACGCCGCGGGGTCAGCGTCGACGATGACCACGTTGGTGACGACGGAATGGGTGGCGTTCGAAGAGGACAAATcaagcgccggcgccggcgccatcaCCTGCGGCGTGGGAAGTGAGGGGTACGTCGGTAACCACTGGAACCCCttcgtcgccgcgccgccgttggACCTCCGGCAAAGCGGGAACTTGATCGAGCTTTTTCTGACCTGGCGCAATGGCGAGGATGAATCTTCTTGCATGTTGCAGCTTCTTGTATGTGTGCACGGCTAA
- the LOC120660835 gene encoding uncharacterized protein LOC120660835 encodes MAHLILISYRTGAPQTPTLSAGPKHPRLHRSVPSPRLGIRVPGRMAAPAAGALAPLAGSLAPLYCRRSPPLLKVAKRQSGGNRFAPASFQKCAAVSDHGRQRATGTEYQIDDDEPLWLAVFRDLAVGLKGLVAFLAEQPRQLKHLEWPGLQNTLKTATLTLVLVALFIVALSTIDAALCYVLALLLRKSS; translated from the exons ATGGCGCATCTGATTCTGATCTCGTATCGCACCGGTGCCCCTCAAACCCCCACCCTCTCGGCCGGCCCCAAGCATCCCCGTCTCCACCGAAGCGTTCCGTCCCCGCGGCTTGGCATCAGGGTTCCCGGGAGGATGGCTGCTCCAGCGGCAGGCGCGCTGGCTCCGCTCGCAG GTAGCCTAGCTCCGTTGTACTGCCGAAGGAGTCCTCCACTTCTCAAG GTCGCCAAGCGGCAGTCTGGTGGTAACCGATTTGCTCCTGCCAGCTTTCAAAAATGTGCGGCTGTGTCGGACCATGGACGTCAGCGGGCAACTGGCACTGAGTACCAGATTGATGATGATGAGCCACTTTGGCTGGCAGTGTTCAGAGACCTCGCTGT GGGTCTGAAGGGATTGGTAGCTTTCTTAGCTGAGCAGCCAAGGCAACTGAAGCACCTAGAGTGGCCAGGCCTTCAAAACACG CTGAAGACGGCTACACTTACTCTTGTACTGGTAGCTTTGTTTATTGTTGCATTGTCAACTATTGATGCTGCCCTTTGCTACGTGCTGGCCTTGCTACTTCGAAAATCTTCCTAG
- the LOC120660834 gene encoding 65-kDa microtubule-associated protein 6-like, with product MVGVGAGLGLVMEGTSCGALLKELQQIWAEVGESEDEKNKVLLDIERECLEVYRRKVDDANRTRVQLHQSVAAKEAEVASLMATLGEHKLYMKKDKGIVSLKEQLAAVVPVLENLKCKKEERIKQFSDIRSQIEKIRFELSEYNDQGDSESSLAEDQHDLSTRKLNSYQAQLRALQKDKSERLRKVLEYINEVHSLCGVLGIDFGPTVNEIHPSLHQNGVEQSRNISNSTLDGLASTISKLKAERKSRIQKMRATMESLCQLWKLMDSPEEEKRQFSKVMSILILPEEGITSSGVLSQELIDKMEAEVERLAKLKTSRLKDIVMKRRRELEEICQNAHIEPDVSTAPEQTDALIDSGLIDPSALLANIESQILKAKEESLSRKDIMDRINKWIAACDEEAWLEEYNQDPKRYSAGRGAHINLKRAEKARILVTKIPSMVENLINRTFAWENARSKPFLYDGGRLISVLEEYRLSRQQKEEEKRRYRDQKKLESILLAEKEAIFGSKPTPKRTSSLNRKTNGYRPNGNTNGLMTPTPRRSSLGSATPELLTPRSYSGHNRYFGDFRRLSTSHLNFGDDSLSTFTSISGSEPEPFLMDELHTDG from the exons ATGGTGGGCGTAGGCGCTGGCCTGGGCTTGGTCATGGAAGGAACCAGCTGTGGTGCTCTGCTCAAGGAGCTTCAG CAAATTTGGGCAGAGGTTGGAGAAAGtgaggatgagaagaacaaggtGTTGCTGGATATCGAAAGAGAGTGCTTGGAAGTCTACCGCAGGAAGGTGGACGATGCCAATCGGACTAGGGTCCAGCTGCACCAGTCAGTGGCTGCCAAAGAGGCTGAAGTTGCATCTCTGATGGCAACTCTAGGGGAACACAAGCTGTACATGAAG AAAGATAAGGGCATTGTATCGCTCAAGGAACAACTCGCCGCTGTTGTTCCTGTATTGGAGAACTTGAAATGCAAGAAAGAGGAAAGGATCAAACAATTCTCAGACATTCGATCGCAGATCGAAAAGATCCGCTTTGAGTTAAGCGAATATAATGATCAGGGTGATAGCGAGAGCAGTCTTGCTGAGGATCAACATGACTTGTCAACAAGGAAGCTCAACAGTTACCAAGCACAGCTTCGTGCCCTTCAGAAAGATAAG TCTGAACGCCTCCGCAAGGTTCTGGAGTACATAAATGAAGTGCACTCTTTGTGTGGAGTCCTTGGAATTGATTTTGGACCTACTGTAAATGAAATTCATCCTAGTTTACATCAGAATGGTGTTGAGCAATCAAGAAACATCAGCAATAGCACACTGGATGGCCTTGCTAGTACTATATCCAAGCTAAAAGCAGAACGGAAGTCTCGAATCCAGAAG ATGAGAGCGACAATGGAATCACTGTGCCAACTCTGGAAGCTTATGGACTCGCCTGAGGAAGAGAAGCGGCAATTTAGCAAAGTAATGAGCATTCTCATATTACCAGAGGAGGGAATCACATCATCTGGCGTTCTCTCCCAGGAATTAATTGATAAG ATGGAAGCTGAAGTTGAGAGGTTAGCAAAACTAAAAACCAGCAGACTGAAGGATATTGTCATGAAAAGGAGGAGAGAATTAGAAGAGATCTGCCAAAATGCACACATAGAACCTGATGTCAGCACAGCCCCTGAACAAACTGATGCGCTGATTGATTCTG GCCTCATCGACCCCTCTGCGCTCCTGGCAAATATTGAGTCACAGATATTAAAAGCAAAAGAAGAGTCCCTTAGCCGAAAAGATATAATGGACAGGATAAATAAGTGGATTGCTGCTTGTGATGAAGAGGCTTGGCTTGAAGAATATAACCAG GACCCAAAGCGGTATAGTGCTGGAAGGGGTGCTCACATAAACCTTAAGCGGGCCGAAAAGGCACGGATTTTGGTCACAAAAATCCCAA GTATGGTGGAGAACCTGATAAACCGGACATTTGCTTGGGAAAACGCAAGAAGTAAACCCTTTCTCTATGATGGG GGCCGCCTAATATCTGTTCTTGAAGAGTACAGACTTAGCCGGCAAcagaaagaagaggaaaaacGACGATACCGG GACCAGAAGAAGTTGGAGAGCATCCTACTTGCAGAGAAAGAAGCAATTTTTGGCTCGAAACCAACCCCAAAGAGGACGAGCAGTTTAAATAGGAAGACAAATGGGTACCGGCCAAATGGAAACACTAATGGACTCATGACTCCAACTCCTAGGCGATCATCTCTTGGCAGTGCTACTCCTGAGCTTTTGACGCCCAGGTCATACTCTGGCCACAATAGATACTTTGGTGATTTCAGGCGGCTATCGACGTCTCATCTGAACTTCGGTGATGATTCGCTGTCAACATTTACATCCATCAGTGGCTCTGAACCGGAACCCTTTCTCATGGATGAACTCCATACTGATG GGTGA